The following proteins are encoded in a genomic region of Gossypium hirsutum isolate 1008001.06 chromosome D05, Gossypium_hirsutum_v2.1, whole genome shotgun sequence:
- the LOC107906932 gene encoding protein ENHANCED DISEASE RESISTANCE 2-like isoform X2, translating into MAGSGDGGNEREVLEDSINHSSSFSRHRYRRSMSSGEEDKGLLAFSGWVYHVGTNSIGHEYSHQRFLYVKGKYVEMYRRDPQENPGIRPIRKGIIGPTLMVEETGSRKVGNEELYTIQFYNRLDETKKGEIACTSAEESKKWIEALDYAKQQAEYELSRGGGARNKLSLEADIDLEGHRPRVRRYASGLKKLIRIGGGPELLSRSSSSLGTGSSDGDFEGEFGDAVEAHEWKCVRTINGVRILEDVADGKGGKASLVKAVAPVDASADTVLEVILNLDRHKRYEWDMLTGDLELVDSYDGNYDVVYGTYDPKYLGRWQSKRDFVFSRQWFQGQDGAYTILQFPAAHKKRPTRNGYQRTSIKPSTWEIRSLTNEKCLVTHMLEMNAAGWGRWKKSSSCSKFEKTIPFALLSQVAGLKEYIGANPSLKCEPSSLALHSKHSEGDPPDEFYDAVAGDSSSTSEDEESDDESEKEEKPIKQKPAPAAISSTALKQASDAAENASKELDLSVPPIHVDPSQFNSVLHKGKDDADTNCWTSPGGAGFMIRGQTYLKNSAKIMGGKPLLKLIAVDWFKVDKATDKIALHPKSLAQSDAGKNLPFILVINLEIML; encoded by the exons ATGGCGGGATCAGGCGATGGAGGAAACGAGAGAGAGGTGTTGGAAGACAGCATCAATCACAGTAGCAGTTTTTCTAGACATAGGTATAGACGAAGCATGAGCTCCGGCGAAGAAGACAAGGGACTTTTAGCATTTTCCGGGTGGGTGTATCATGTAGGAACCAATTCGATTGGCCATGAGTATTCCCATCAACGCTTCTTATATGTAAAAGGGAAATATGTTGAGATGTATAGAAGAGATCCTCAGGAGAACCCCGGCATT CGACCTATTAGGAAGGGTATCATAGGACCTACACTAATGGTGGAGGAGACAGGGAGTCGAAAAGTCGGTAATGAG GAACTCTACACTATACAATTTTACAATCGATTAGATGAGACTAAGAAAGGAGAA ATTGCTTGTACCTCGGCTGAAGAATCTAAAAAATGGATAGAGGCATTGGACTATGCCAAGCAACAG GCTGAATATGAGCTTTCAAGAGGAGGTGGTGCCAGAAACAAATTAAGCCTGGAGGCTGA TATTGATTTGGAAGGCCATCGACCTCGAGTACGGCGGTATGCATCTGGATTAAAAAAGCTTATAAGAATTGGTGGAG GTCCAGAGTTGCTTTCACGGTCAAGCTCAAGCTTGGGTACAGGTTCATCAGATGGAGACTTTGAAGGGGAGTTTGGAGATGCAGTTGAAGCACATGAATGGAAATGTGTGCGTACGATCAATG GTGTTAGAATCCTTGAGGATGTGGCTGATGGAAAG GGTGGGAAAGCTTCTCTGGTAAAGGCTGTTGCTCCTGTAGATGCAAGCGCAGATACTGTTTTAGAAGTAATCTTAAATCTGGATCGCCATAAGAGATACGA GTGGGATATGCTGACAGGTGACTTGGAGCTGGTAGATTCTTATGATGGAAACTATGATGTTGTCTATGGAACATATGATCCTAAATATCTTGGTCG ATGGCAATCCAAGAGAGATTTTGTCTTCTCCAGGCAATGGTTTCAAGGGCAGGATGGAGCATACA CAATTTTGCAATTTCCTGCTGCACATAAGAAGCGTCCTACAAGAAATGGATACCAACGAACATCAATTAAAC CATCTACTTGGGAGATTAGAAGTTTAACCAATGAAAAATGCCTTGTAACACATATGTTGGAGATGAATGCTGCCGGATGGGGTCGATGGAAGAAAAGTAGTAGCTGCTCAAAGTTTGAAAAGACCATTCCATTCGCCTTATTATCCCAAGTTGCAG GTTTAAAGGAATATATTGGAGCAAATCCATCGCTCAAATGTGAACCTTCCTCCCTGGCATTGCATTCAAAACATTCTGAAGGCGATCCGCCAGATGAATTCTATGATGCAGTTGCTGGTGACTCATCTTCAACATCAGAAGATGAAGAGAGCGATGATGAATCAGAGAAGGAG GAAAAACCAATTAAGCAGAAGCCTGCACCAGCGGCCATCTCAAGCACAGCTTTGAAGCAAGCTTCag ATGCAGCTGAAAATGCAAGTAAGGAATTAGATCTTAGTGTACCTCCTATTCATGTTGATCCAAGTCAATTCAACAGTGTTCTCCATAAAGGAAAGGATGATGCTGACACAAATTGTTGGACTTCTCCTGGTGGTGCGGGATTTATGATAAGAGGACAGACATACTTAAAAAATAGTGCCAAG ATAATGGGTGGAAAGCCCCTTCTCAAGCTCATAGCTGTTGATTGGTTCAAAGTCGATAAAGCAACAGATAAAATTGCATTGCATCCAAAGAGTCTAGCTCAG TCTGATGCCGGAAAAAATCTTCCATTTATCCTTGTGATTAATCTCGAG ATCATGCTCTGA
- the LOC107906932 gene encoding protein ENHANCED DISEASE RESISTANCE 2-like isoform X1: MAGSGDGGNEREVLEDSINHSSSFSRHRYRRSMSSGEEDKGLLAFSGWVYHVGTNSIGHEYSHQRFLYVKGKYVEMYRRDPQENPGIRPIRKGIIGPTLMVEETGSRKVGNEELYTIQFYNRLDETKKGEIACTSAEESKKWIEALDYAKQQAEYELSRGGGARNKLSLEADIDLEGHRPRVRRYASGLKKLIRIGGGPELLSRSSSSLGTGSSDGDFEGEFGDAVEAHEWKCVRTINGVRILEDVADGKGGKASLVKAVAPVDASADTVLEVILNLDRHKRYEWDMLTGDLELVDSYDGNYDVVYGTYDPKYLGRWQSKRDFVFSRQWFQGQDGAYTILQFPAAHKKRPTRNGYQRTSIKPSTWEIRSLTNEKCLVTHMLEMNAAGWGRWKKSSSCSKFEKTIPFALLSQVAGLKEYIGANPSLKCEPSSLALHSKHSEGDPPDEFYDAVAGDSSSTSEDEESDDESEKEEKPIKQKPAPAAISSTALKQASDAAENASKELDLSVPPIHVDPSQFNSVLHKGKDDADTNCWTSPGGAGFMIRGQTYLKNSAKIMGGKPLLKLIAVDWFKVDKATDKIALHPKSLAQSDAGKNLPFILVINLEIPAKPNYSLVLYHAAERPVRKDSLLEKFADGTDQFRDARFKLIPSIVEGYWMVKRAVGTKACLLGKAVTCKYFRQDNFLEIDVDIGSSSVARSVIGLVLGYVTSLVVDLAILIEANDAAELPEYILGSVRLNRVRLESAVPLDG; this comes from the exons ATGGCGGGATCAGGCGATGGAGGAAACGAGAGAGAGGTGTTGGAAGACAGCATCAATCACAGTAGCAGTTTTTCTAGACATAGGTATAGACGAAGCATGAGCTCCGGCGAAGAAGACAAGGGACTTTTAGCATTTTCCGGGTGGGTGTATCATGTAGGAACCAATTCGATTGGCCATGAGTATTCCCATCAACGCTTCTTATATGTAAAAGGGAAATATGTTGAGATGTATAGAAGAGATCCTCAGGAGAACCCCGGCATT CGACCTATTAGGAAGGGTATCATAGGACCTACACTAATGGTGGAGGAGACAGGGAGTCGAAAAGTCGGTAATGAG GAACTCTACACTATACAATTTTACAATCGATTAGATGAGACTAAGAAAGGAGAA ATTGCTTGTACCTCGGCTGAAGAATCTAAAAAATGGATAGAGGCATTGGACTATGCCAAGCAACAG GCTGAATATGAGCTTTCAAGAGGAGGTGGTGCCAGAAACAAATTAAGCCTGGAGGCTGA TATTGATTTGGAAGGCCATCGACCTCGAGTACGGCGGTATGCATCTGGATTAAAAAAGCTTATAAGAATTGGTGGAG GTCCAGAGTTGCTTTCACGGTCAAGCTCAAGCTTGGGTACAGGTTCATCAGATGGAGACTTTGAAGGGGAGTTTGGAGATGCAGTTGAAGCACATGAATGGAAATGTGTGCGTACGATCAATG GTGTTAGAATCCTTGAGGATGTGGCTGATGGAAAG GGTGGGAAAGCTTCTCTGGTAAAGGCTGTTGCTCCTGTAGATGCAAGCGCAGATACTGTTTTAGAAGTAATCTTAAATCTGGATCGCCATAAGAGATACGA GTGGGATATGCTGACAGGTGACTTGGAGCTGGTAGATTCTTATGATGGAAACTATGATGTTGTCTATGGAACATATGATCCTAAATATCTTGGTCG ATGGCAATCCAAGAGAGATTTTGTCTTCTCCAGGCAATGGTTTCAAGGGCAGGATGGAGCATACA CAATTTTGCAATTTCCTGCTGCACATAAGAAGCGTCCTACAAGAAATGGATACCAACGAACATCAATTAAAC CATCTACTTGGGAGATTAGAAGTTTAACCAATGAAAAATGCCTTGTAACACATATGTTGGAGATGAATGCTGCCGGATGGGGTCGATGGAAGAAAAGTAGTAGCTGCTCAAAGTTTGAAAAGACCATTCCATTCGCCTTATTATCCCAAGTTGCAG GTTTAAAGGAATATATTGGAGCAAATCCATCGCTCAAATGTGAACCTTCCTCCCTGGCATTGCATTCAAAACATTCTGAAGGCGATCCGCCAGATGAATTCTATGATGCAGTTGCTGGTGACTCATCTTCAACATCAGAAGATGAAGAGAGCGATGATGAATCAGAGAAGGAG GAAAAACCAATTAAGCAGAAGCCTGCACCAGCGGCCATCTCAAGCACAGCTTTGAAGCAAGCTTCag ATGCAGCTGAAAATGCAAGTAAGGAATTAGATCTTAGTGTACCTCCTATTCATGTTGATCCAAGTCAATTCAACAGTGTTCTCCATAAAGGAAAGGATGATGCTGACACAAATTGTTGGACTTCTCCTGGTGGTGCGGGATTTATGATAAGAGGACAGACATACTTAAAAAATAGTGCCAAG ATAATGGGTGGAAAGCCCCTTCTCAAGCTCATAGCTGTTGATTGGTTCAAAGTCGATAAAGCAACAGATAAAATTGCATTGCATCCAAAGAGTCTAGCTCAG TCTGATGCCGGAAAAAATCTTCCATTTATCCTTGTGATTAATCTCGAG ATTCCTGCAAAACCAAACTATAGTTTGGTCCTCTACCATGCTGCTGAAAGGCCAGTGAGGAAAGATTCTTTACTGGAAAAGTTTGCAGATGGAACGGATCAATTTCGTGATGCAAGATTTAAACTGATACCAAGCATTGTTGAG GGGTATTGGATGGTCAAGCGTGCAGTTGGAACAAAAGCTTGCCTACTTGGGAAAGCTGTTACATGCAAATATTTCAGGCAAGACAATTTTCTGGAG ATTGACGTGGACATTGGGTCATCATCTGTAGCGAGAAGTGTTATCGGCCTTGTCCTTGGATATGTCACAAGCTTAGTTGTGGATCTTGCAATACTAATAGAG GCAAATGACGCGGCAGAATTGCCTGAGTACATTCTGGGCAGTGTTCGACTGAATCGTGTGAGGCTTGAATCTGCTGTACCACTGGATGGGTGA
- the LOC107906930 gene encoding leucine-rich repeat receptor-like protein kinase TDR: MEIFQWPHLNLLFSSMLIVVVLAADPYSDALLSFKSEIIDPFHNLDDWLEPNSGNPSGKVHACSWSGVKCDNNSTIVIGLNLSTKKLAGKLPGKQFSVFTELVELNISQNSFSGEIPVEIFNLTNLRSLDISRNNFSGHFQGGVTGLQNLVVLDAFSNSFSGPLPVELSKLEFLKVLNLAGSYFSGPIPSAYGFFKRLEFLHLAGNFITGNIPPELGNLQTVTHMEIGYNSYEWNIPWQLGNMSELQYLDIAGSNLSGSIPKQLSNLTKLQSLFLFRNQLTGLIPWEFSRILALTNLDLSDNFISGPIPESFAELKNLRLLSLMYNEMNGTVPDGIAELPSLDTLFIWNNFFTGSLPRNLGKNSKLRWLDVSINSFIGSIPPHICAGGELFKLIMFSNKFTGNLSPLSNCSSMVRIRLEDNSFSGEIPLTLSHLPDVSYIDLSRNKFTGGIPSDISQASKLQYFNVSNNPELGGLIPEETWSLPLLQNFSASSCNISGNLPPFKSCRSMLAVELQKNNMSGVVPKSVSHCRALEIINLASNQLNGHIPDELASLPALSVVDLSHNNFSGSIPAEFGKSTNLLLLNVSYNDISGAIPSEKVLQSMGRSAYVGNRELCGAPLRSCSASMSIFGSKGTGKLRLVLLLSAGVTILIAALLFWLVYLRKGNKGQWKMESFIGLPQFTANDVLRSFSSADSMEKLPPLSAAVCKAVLPTGITVLVKKIEWEPKRMKVAIEFITQMGNARHRNLIRLLGFCYNNHMAYMLYDYLPNGNLADKVTMPRDWSTKCRIITGIARGLCFLHHDCNPAISHGGLNSSTIVFDDNFEPRLADFGFKYLIEFIKGRSSEAIKDELYMDIYRFGEIILEILTNGRLTNGGEIVQSKPQDVVLREMYSENEATDDSANSLQDEIKQVVDVALLCTRSRPADRPSMKDALKLFSGLKGQGKQ; encoded by the exons ATGGAGATCTTCCAGTGGCCACACTTGAATCTCCTCTTTTCTTCCATGTTAATCGTTGTGGTGTTAGCTGCTGATCCATATTCAGATGCTCTATTGAGCTTTAAATCCGAGATTATTGATCCTTTTCACAATCTGGATGATTGGTTAGAGCCCAATAGTGGAAACCCTTCAGGGAAAGTTCATGCATGTTCTTGGTCTGGTGTTAAATGCGACAACAACTCCACAATTGTTATTGGTTTAAACCTTTCTACGAAGAAACTCGCAGGTAAGTTACCTGGGAAGCAATTCAGTGTGTTCACTGAGCTTGTTGAGCTCAACATCAGTCAAAACTCATTCTCTGGAGAAATTCCCGTTGAAATCTTCAACCTCACCAACTTAAGAAGCTTAGATATAAGCAGAAACAATTTTTCTGGCCATTTCCAAGGAGGGGTCACCGGTCTTCAAAACCTGGTTGTTCTTGATGCTTTCAGTAATAGTTTCTCAGGTCCATTGCCTGTTGAGCTTTCCAAGCTTGAATTTCTTAAGGTTCTCAACTTAGCTGGGAGTTACTTCAGTGGACCAATCCCATCAGCATATGGGTTTTTCAAGAGACTTGAATTTCTTCACTTAGCTGGGAATTTTATCACTGGAAACATTCCACCTGAATTGGGTAATCTCCAAACAGTGACACATATGGAGATAGGGTACAATTCTTACGAATGGAACATCCCATGGCAGTTGGGCAACATGAGTGAGCTTCAGTATCTTGATATTGCTGGTTCAAATCTCTCGGGATCAATCCCCAAGCAGCTCTCTAATCTCACCAAGCTTCAGTCACTTTTTCTCTTCAGAAACCAGCTCACTGGATTGATTCCATGGGAGTTCAGCAGAATCTTGGCTCTCACCAATTTGGATCTCTCTGATAACTTCATTTCTGGGCCTATTCCCGAGAGCTTTGCTGAATTGAAGAATCTAAGACTGCTCAGTCTTATGTACAATGAAATGAATGGCACTGTCCCAGATGGCATAGCTGAACTTCCATCACTAGATACTTTGTTTATATGGAACAATTTCTTCACTGGCTCACTTCCAAGAAACTTGGGCAAGAACTCAAAACTTAGATGGTTGGATGTTTCAATCAACAGTTTCATTGGCAGCATTCCTCCCCATATTTGTGCAGGCGGTGAGCTATTTAAATTAATCATGTTTTCCAACAAGTTTACAGGCAATCTTTCACCTCTATCCAATTGTTCTTCGATGGTTCGAATTCGACTCGAGGACAATTCATTCTCAGGTGAAATTCCTTTAACACTTAGCCATCTTCCTGATGTTTCATACATAGACCTTTCCAGGAACAAGTTTACTGGTGGAATTCCCTCTGATATTTCTCAAGCTTCAAAGCTTCAGTATTTCAATGTCTCTAACAATCCAGAACTAGGGGGACTGATCCCTGAAGAAACATGGTCTTTGCCacttcttcaaaatttctctGCATCATCTTGTAACATCTCAGGGAATCTACCTCCTTTCAAATCATGCAGGTCCATGCTTGCTGTTGAACTGCAGAAAAACAATATGTCTGGAGTTGTCCCAAAGAGTGTTTCCCATTGCCGGGCACTTGAGATCATTAATTTAGCTAGCAACCAGTTAAATGGTCATATACCTGATGAGCTTGCTAGTCTTCCTGCTCTAAGTGTTGTGGATTTGTCGCATAATAATTTCAGCGGTTCAATCCCTGCAGAGTTTGGGAAATCTACAAACTTATTACTTCTAAATGTGTCATACAATGATATTTCTGGTGCCATTCCCTCTGAAAAAGTGCTGCAATCAATGGGAAGAAGTGCATATGTTGGAAACCGGGAGCTGTGTGGAGCACCTCTTAGATCATGTTCAGCTTCAATGTCGATCTTTGGAAGCAAAGGCACTGGGAAACTCAGGTTAGTTCTTTTGCTCTCTGCAGGAGTAACCATACTCATTGCAGCCTTGTTATTCTGGCTAGTTTATCTCCGCAAAGGAAACAAAGGCCAATGGAAAATGGAATCTTTTATTGGACTCCCACAGTTTACAGCAAATGATGTTTTGAGGAGTTTCAGTTCGGCCGATTCCATGGAAAAACTGCCACCGCTATCTGCTGCAGTTTGCAAAGCAGTGCTACCTACTGGAATAACAGTTCTGGTGAAAAAGATAGAATGGGAGCCAAAAAGAATGAAGGTTGCCATAGAATTCATAACACAAATGGGAAATGCAAGGCATAGGAATTTGATCAGATTACTTGGTTTCTGCTACAACAACCATATGGcttatatgttgtatgattacttGCCTAATGGAAACTTGGCTGATAAGGTAACAATGCCTAGAGATTGGTCAACCAAGTGCAGAATTATAACTGGGATTGCAAGAGGACTTTGCTTCCTTCACCATGACTGCAATCCTGCAATTTCTCATGGAGGTTTGAACTCAAGTACCATAGTCTTTGACGATAATTTCGAACCCCGTTTAGCTGATTTCGGGTTCAAGTATCTGATAGAGTTTATCAAAG GTCGGTCCAGTGAAGCTATCAAAGATGAACTATACATGGACATTTACAGGTTTGGGGAGATAATTCTGGAAATTCTAACTAATGGTAGGCTGACAAATGGTGGAGAAATCGTTCAAAGCAAACCGCAGGACGTTGTTTTGAGAGAAATGTATAGTGAAAATGAAGCAACTGATGATTCCGCCAACTCATTGCAAGATGAAATAAAACAGGTTGTTGATGTTGCTTTGCTTTGCACCAGAAGCAGGCCAGCTGATAGGCCATCCATGAAAGATGCATTGAAGCTTTTTTCAGGGTTGAAAGGACAAGGTAAACAATAG